A single region of the Lycium barbarum isolate Lr01 chromosome 2, ASM1917538v2, whole genome shotgun sequence genome encodes:
- the LOC132627382 gene encoding signal peptidase complex subunit 2, protein MASTNQTPPKKNPKKANLLDHHSIKNLLDESVTEIVTSKGYPEDVRLSNVRLLIGTIIIAIALVAQFYKKEFPANRDFLIGCIVLYILFNGILQLIIHTKEKNAILFTYPPEGSFNSTGLIVSSKLPRFSDMYTLTVESADPKSISARPKVEFTKSVTKWFAKDGVLVEGLFWKDVEALVNDYAKEHKKSK, encoded by the exons ATGGCTTCAACCAACCAAACACCCCCTAAGAAAAACCCCAAAAAGGCCAATCTATTGGATCATCACTCCATCAAGAACCTTCTAGATGAATCAGTCACTGAG ATTGTGACAAGCAAAGGATATCCAGAAGATGTGAGATTGAGTAACGTAAGGTTGTTGATTGGGACAATTATAATTGCAATTGCACTTGTTGCTCAGTTTTACAAGAAGGAGTTTCCTGCGAATCGCGATTTTCTCATTGGCTGCATTGTCTT GTATATCTTGTTCAACGGGATATTGCAGTTGATTATCCACACAAAGGAAAAAAATGCGATTTTGTTCACCTATCCTCCGGAA GGATCTTTTAACAGCACTGGCTTAATCGTCTCATCGAAGCTGCCTAGATTCTCCGATATGTACACACTTACTGTAGAAAGTGCTGATCCCAAGTCTATTTCTGCAAGGCCAAAAGTTGAATTTACCAAGAGCGTCACAAAATG GTTTGCCAAAGATGGAGTTCTTGTGGAGGGGCTATTCTGGAAAGATGTTGAAGCCTTAGTTAACGATTATGCTAAGGAACACAAAAAGAGCAAATAG